In Vanacampus margaritifer isolate UIUO_Vmar chromosome 18, RoL_Vmar_1.0, whole genome shotgun sequence, a genomic segment contains:
- the arhgap17a gene encoding rho GTPase-activating protein 17a isoform X2, translating to MKKQFNRMKQLANQTVGRAEKTEVLSDDLLQIERRMELVRVVSHNTHKKMVSCLQGHIGADAEKRHSVPRLYTGNGQKKLPLTALSQAMVEGGNQLGEDSLIGKMMEVCGDAESRLASELMQHEIQIEKDVLDPLSQLAEVDIPNILKQRKQLAKLVLDYDSARARWLQATKSIISGTNTQALTAKADLLKEEVDEAMNKMEVCKDQLAADMYSFFSKEGDYACYFLTLLEAQAEYHRKSLTLLESVLPTIQAQQDSWIEKPAFGTALDEHLKRSGREIALPIEACVMMLLETGMKEEGLFRIAAGASKLKKLKAALDCSTSQLEEFYSDPHAVAGALKSYLRELPEPLMTHQLYDEWTQACSLSDADKRLQALWLVCDKLPKNNKTNLRYLVKFLAKLAQDSEVNKMTPSNIAIVLGPNLLWAKTEGSLAEMAAATSVHVVSIIEPIIQHADWFFPEDVDFNVSGMFAMPVPSSNHNNHLDYDSGTIERKRPGSLVGPETDTSRKDNTSNKHSDHTLRRGSTTLGRKQHTSPAFQPPLPPVEAPGQGQGAGQVPLPSAEPQPQAPPGAAAPDSPHNLAQGLAALAAAQQLLAQNTEELSNPKLRDPTTAPTSHLQRNGSGAGSQAAGQTGTGTSPLMTRRVIKKQAPAPPKPPNLPPSQPSISTNPSQPLSPPLRPLSGHSPTSPTPPNSQQHSTPRRHSSNQPPIQAPSHPPPEPPTQASSPSPLAADSPSADPSPPDSPTPPDTPPPPAAPPGPDGASPSLYQTGSLPRPRPVPKPRNRPSMPPPPQPNPVTSDTNGIFASAYKMMDPAMTFKGLSRTLVPEFNADLQPAPVSSPPPPRDCELESESTVL from the exons AGCGGAGAAAACAGAAGTTCTCAGTGATGACCTTTTACAG ATTGAGCGGCGGATGGAGTTGGTGCGTGTGGTGtcccacaacacacacaagaagATGGTCTCTTGTCTACAGGGACACATTGGCGCAGATGCAGAGAAACGACAT TCCGTACCACGCCTCTATACAGGAAATGgtcag AAAAAGCTTCCCCTGACGGCGTTGTCCCAGGCTATGGTGGAAGGTGGAAACCAGCTGGGTGAAGACTCTTTAATAGG GAAGATGATGGAAGTGTGCGGGGACGCAGAAAGTCGTCTGGCATCTGAACTGATGCAACATGAGATACAGATAGAGAAAGACGTCCTGGATCCTCTCAGCCAGCTTGCAGAG GTGGACATCCCCAACATTCTGAAACAGAGGAAGCAGTTGGCCAAATTGGTGCTGGACTACGATTCTGCCAGAGCTAG ATGGTTGCAGGCGACCAAGTCAATAATCTCAGGAACAAATACTCAAGCACTGACAGCCAAGGCTGACCTTCTCAAGGAGGAGGTGGACGAGGCCATGAACAAAATGGAAGTTTGCAAG GACCAACTTGCCGCAGACATGTACAGTTTCTTCTCAAAAGAAGGAGACTATGCCTGCTATTTCTTAACG CTTCTTGAAGCTCAGGCGGAATACCATCGAAAATCTCTCACTTTACTGGAGAGCGTCTTGCCAACCATCCAGGCTCAGCAAG ATTCATGGATTGAGAAGCCCGCCTTTGGCACCGCGCTTGATGAACACCTGAAAAGGAGTGGGAGGGAGATCGCCCTGCCCATAGAGGCCTGTGTCATGATGCTATTAGAGACTGGCATGAAAGAAGAG GGTCTATTCAGAATTGCAGCCGGGGCATCCAAGCTAAAGAAGCTCAAGGCAGCGCTGGATTGTTCCACCTCACAATTGGAGGAGTTCTACTCTGACCCCCATGCTGTTGCTG GAGCACTGAAGTCCTACTTGAGGGAACTCCCTGAACCTTTAATGACCCATCAGCTTTATGATGAATGGACCCAAGCATGCAG tTTATCAGATGCAGACAAGAGGCTTCAGGCTCTTTGGCTTGTATGCGATAAGCTAccaaagaacaacaaaacaaacttgaG ATATCTGGTGAAGTTCCTTGCTAAACTGGCTCAGGACAGCGAGGTAAATAAAATGACTCCCAGCAACATTGCCATTGTGCTTGGACCCAATCTGCTCTGGGCCAAGACTGAAGG GAGTTTGGCAGAGATGGCTGCGGCTACATCTGTGCATGTGGTGTCTATAATCGAACCCATCATCCAACATGCTGACTGGTTCTTTCCCGAGG ATGTGGACTTCAATGTGTCTGGCATGTTCGCAATGCCTGTCCCCTCATCCAACCACAACAATCACCTGGATTATGACAGTGGCACTATTGAGAGGAAGAGACCAGGCAGTTTGGTGGGACCCGAGACAGACACAAGCCGCAAAGacaa CACCTCTAACAAGCACTCGGACCACACCCTCCGTAGAGGCAGTACCACCTTAGGTAGAAAGCAGCACACCTCACCCGCTTTCCAACCCCCTTTACCCCCCGTGGAGGCTCCGGGGCAGGGACAAGGCGCCGGGCAGGTCCCGCTGCCCTCGGCCGAGCCCCAGCCGCAAGCTCCGCCGGGGGCGGCGGCGCCTGACAGCCCCCATAACTTGGCACAGGGTCTCGCCGCGCTTGCTGCCGCTCAGCAGCTTCTGGCGCAGAACACAGAGGAGCTAAG CAACCCAAAGCTTCGAGACCCCACAACCGCACCGACCTCCCACCTCCAGCGTAACGGTTCTGGAGCAGGGAGCCAGGCCGCCGGCCAGACTGGCACCGGGACCAGTCCGCTTATGACACGCCGAG TTATCAAGAAACaggcccccgctccccccaagCCGCCAAACCTTCCACCAAGCCAGCCCTCCATTTCAACCAACCCATCCCAGCCCCTAAGCCCCCCTCTCAGACCCCTCTCCGGCCACTCCCCGACCTCCCCCACGCCTCCCAACTCTCAGCAGCACAGCACGCCCCGGCGCCACTCCAGTAACCAGCCGCCCATCCAAGCCCCCAGCCACCCGCCCCCGGAACCACCGACACAAGCCAGTTCTCCCAGTCCACTCGCCGCAGATTCTCCGAGCGCCGACCCCTCGCCGCCGGACTCCCCCACCCCTCCGGATACCCCTCCGCCGCCCGCCGCTCCTCCCGGCCCGGACGGCGCTTCGCCGTCCCTCTACCAGACAGGCTCGCTGCCCCGGCCGCGGCCCGTGCCAAAGCCCAGGAACAGACCCAGCATGCCCCCGCCCCCGCAGCCCAACCCCGTCACCAGC
- the arhgap17a gene encoding rho GTPase-activating protein 17a isoform X6: MKKQFNRMKQLANQTVGRAEKTEVLSDDLLQIERRMELVRVVSHNTHKKMVSCLQGHIGADAEKRHSVPRLYTGNGQKKLPLTALSQAMVEGGNQLGEDSLIGKMMEVCGDAESRLASELMQHEIQIEKDVLDPLSQLAEVDIPNILKQRKQLAKLVLDYDSARARWLQATKSIISGTNTQALTAKADLLKEEVDEAMNKMEVCKDQLAADMYSFFSKEGDYACYFLTLLEAQAEYHRKSLTLLESVLPTIQAQQDSWIEKPAFGTALDEHLKRSGREIALPIEACVMMLLETGMKEEGLFRIAAGASKLKKLKAALDCSTSQLEEFYSDPHAVAGALKSYLRELPEPLMTHQLYDEWTQACSLSDADKRLQALWLVCDKLPKNNKTNLRYLVKFLAKLAQDSEVNKMTPSNIAIVLGPNLLWAKTEGSLAEMAAATSVHVVSIIEPIIQHADWFFPEDVDFNVSGMFAMPVPSSNHNNHLDYDSGTIERKRPGSLVGPETDTSRKDNNPKLRDPTTAPTSHLQRNGSGAGSQAAGQTGTGTSPLMTRRVIKKQAPAPPKPPNLPPSQPSISTNPSQPLSPPLRPLSGHSPTSPTPPNSQQHSTPRRHSSNQPPIQAPSHPPPEPPTQASSPSPLAADSPSADPSPPDSPTPPDTPPPPAAPPGPDGASPSLYQTGSLPRPRPVPKPRNRPSMPPPPQPNPVTSDTNGIFASAYKMMDPAMTFKGLSRTLVPEFNADLQPAPVSSPPPPRDCELESESTVL, translated from the exons AGCGGAGAAAACAGAAGTTCTCAGTGATGACCTTTTACAG ATTGAGCGGCGGATGGAGTTGGTGCGTGTGGTGtcccacaacacacacaagaagATGGTCTCTTGTCTACAGGGACACATTGGCGCAGATGCAGAGAAACGACAT TCCGTACCACGCCTCTATACAGGAAATGgtcag AAAAAGCTTCCCCTGACGGCGTTGTCCCAGGCTATGGTGGAAGGTGGAAACCAGCTGGGTGAAGACTCTTTAATAGG GAAGATGATGGAAGTGTGCGGGGACGCAGAAAGTCGTCTGGCATCTGAACTGATGCAACATGAGATACAGATAGAGAAAGACGTCCTGGATCCTCTCAGCCAGCTTGCAGAG GTGGACATCCCCAACATTCTGAAACAGAGGAAGCAGTTGGCCAAATTGGTGCTGGACTACGATTCTGCCAGAGCTAG ATGGTTGCAGGCGACCAAGTCAATAATCTCAGGAACAAATACTCAAGCACTGACAGCCAAGGCTGACCTTCTCAAGGAGGAGGTGGACGAGGCCATGAACAAAATGGAAGTTTGCAAG GACCAACTTGCCGCAGACATGTACAGTTTCTTCTCAAAAGAAGGAGACTATGCCTGCTATTTCTTAACG CTTCTTGAAGCTCAGGCGGAATACCATCGAAAATCTCTCACTTTACTGGAGAGCGTCTTGCCAACCATCCAGGCTCAGCAAG ATTCATGGATTGAGAAGCCCGCCTTTGGCACCGCGCTTGATGAACACCTGAAAAGGAGTGGGAGGGAGATCGCCCTGCCCATAGAGGCCTGTGTCATGATGCTATTAGAGACTGGCATGAAAGAAGAG GGTCTATTCAGAATTGCAGCCGGGGCATCCAAGCTAAAGAAGCTCAAGGCAGCGCTGGATTGTTCCACCTCACAATTGGAGGAGTTCTACTCTGACCCCCATGCTGTTGCTG GAGCACTGAAGTCCTACTTGAGGGAACTCCCTGAACCTTTAATGACCCATCAGCTTTATGATGAATGGACCCAAGCATGCAG tTTATCAGATGCAGACAAGAGGCTTCAGGCTCTTTGGCTTGTATGCGATAAGCTAccaaagaacaacaaaacaaacttgaG ATATCTGGTGAAGTTCCTTGCTAAACTGGCTCAGGACAGCGAGGTAAATAAAATGACTCCCAGCAACATTGCCATTGTGCTTGGACCCAATCTGCTCTGGGCCAAGACTGAAGG GAGTTTGGCAGAGATGGCTGCGGCTACATCTGTGCATGTGGTGTCTATAATCGAACCCATCATCCAACATGCTGACTGGTTCTTTCCCGAGG ATGTGGACTTCAATGTGTCTGGCATGTTCGCAATGCCTGTCCCCTCATCCAACCACAACAATCACCTGGATTATGACAGTGGCACTATTGAGAGGAAGAGACCAGGCAGTTTGGTGGGACCCGAGACAGACACAAGCCGCAAAGacaa CAACCCAAAGCTTCGAGACCCCACAACCGCACCGACCTCCCACCTCCAGCGTAACGGTTCTGGAGCAGGGAGCCAGGCCGCCGGCCAGACTGGCACCGGGACCAGTCCGCTTATGACACGCCGAG TTATCAAGAAACaggcccccgctccccccaagCCGCCAAACCTTCCACCAAGCCAGCCCTCCATTTCAACCAACCCATCCCAGCCCCTAAGCCCCCCTCTCAGACCCCTCTCCGGCCACTCCCCGACCTCCCCCACGCCTCCCAACTCTCAGCAGCACAGCACGCCCCGGCGCCACTCCAGTAACCAGCCGCCCATCCAAGCCCCCAGCCACCCGCCCCCGGAACCACCGACACAAGCCAGTTCTCCCAGTCCACTCGCCGCAGATTCTCCGAGCGCCGACCCCTCGCCGCCGGACTCCCCCACCCCTCCGGATACCCCTCCGCCGCCCGCCGCTCCTCCCGGCCCGGACGGCGCTTCGCCGTCCCTCTACCAGACAGGCTCGCTGCCCCGGCCGCGGCCCGTGCCAAAGCCCAGGAACAGACCCAGCATGCCCCCGCCCCCGCAGCCCAACCCCGTCACCAGC